A genomic segment from Modestobacter roseus encodes:
- a CDS encoding MSMEG_6728 family protein has translation MQTFLPVADFTESARLLDNPRLGKQRVECLQVLRALELPDYGWANHPVVTMWRGHTAGLVVYSLAMVRVWTERGFADSTETLIAEFAPDAARLTQPEAADAGLLPSWVGDEQLHLSHRSNLLAKDPGFYRARFPADPDDLPYVWPGADDVPAAPAPEGVPVWVVRPRAHNELGAALASGVVGLGTQSGIDVDATGQSPTELRALSKELSGRRPAKDLRQLSAFLDEVAPGDLVGLPVEHGAGLLLGEVVGDYLFAGRELLPHRRPARFTSVVPRSAARPPATLQDPRALFQVMLDPAAVPAGLRRDDPLTGKSMLA, from the coding sequence ATGCAGACCTTCCTGCCGGTCGCCGACTTCACCGAGTCCGCCCGGCTCCTGGACAACCCCAGGCTCGGCAAGCAGCGGGTCGAGTGCCTGCAGGTGCTGCGCGCGCTGGAGCTGCCCGACTACGGCTGGGCCAACCACCCGGTCGTCACCATGTGGCGCGGGCACACCGCCGGGCTCGTCGTCTACTCCCTGGCCATGGTGCGGGTCTGGACGGAGCGCGGGTTCGCCGACAGCACCGAGACGCTGATCGCCGAGTTCGCCCCGGACGCCGCGCGGCTGACCCAGCCCGAGGCCGCGGACGCCGGCCTGCTGCCCAGCTGGGTCGGCGACGAGCAGCTGCACCTGTCGCACCGGTCGAACCTGCTGGCCAAGGACCCGGGCTTCTACCGCGCGCGGTTCCCCGCCGACCCCGACGACCTGCCCTACGTCTGGCCCGGCGCGGACGACGTGCCTGCGGCCCCCGCCCCCGAGGGCGTGCCGGTGTGGGTGGTGCGGCCGCGGGCGCACAACGAGCTGGGCGCCGCGCTGGCCAGCGGGGTCGTGGGGCTCGGCACCCAGTCCGGGATCGACGTCGACGCGACCGGTCAGTCCCCGACGGAGCTGCGGGCGCTGTCCAAGGAGCTGTCCGGCAGGCGCCCGGCGAAGGACCTGCGCCAGTTGTCGGCCTTCCTCGACGAGGTGGCCCCGGGTGACCTGGTCGGGCTGCCCGTCGAGCACGGGGCCGGGCTGCTGCTCGGTGAGGTGGTCGGCGACTACCTCTTCGCCGGCCGCGAGCTGCTGCCGCACCGCCGGCCGGCCCGGTTCACCTCGGTGGTGCCGCGGTCGGCGGCCCGCCCCCCGGCGACCCTGCAGGACCCGCGGGCGCTGTTCCAGGTGATGCTGGACCCGGCCGCCGTCCCCGCGGGCCTCCGGCGCGACGACCCGTTGACAGGCAAGTCGATGCTTGCCTAA
- a CDS encoding PaaI family thioesterase — protein sequence MTPDLTAASAFVAATGFQLTEVTGTRVAGHVELGPEHHTPWGVVHGGVYCTIVEGAASVGASAAVAERGQFAVGVNNSTDFLRPMTAGRLDVVAEPVQQGRTLQLWLVTLTRPDDGKVVARGQVRLQNVPLPAA from the coding sequence GTGACGCCGGACCTGACGGCCGCCAGCGCGTTCGTCGCGGCCACCGGGTTCCAGCTGACCGAGGTCACCGGCACCCGGGTCGCCGGGCACGTCGAGCTCGGCCCGGAGCACCACACGCCCTGGGGCGTCGTGCACGGCGGCGTGTACTGCACGATCGTCGAGGGCGCGGCCAGCGTCGGGGCCAGCGCCGCCGTCGCCGAGCGCGGGCAGTTCGCGGTCGGGGTGAACAACAGCACCGACTTCCTCCGGCCGATGACCGCCGGCCGGCTGGACGTCGTCGCCGAGCCGGTGCAGCAGGGCCGGACGCTGCAGCTGTGGCTGGTCACGCTCACCCGCCCCGACGACGGCAAGGTCGTCGCCCGCGGGCAGGTGCGGCTGCAGAACGTGCCGCTGCCGGCGGCGTGA
- a CDS encoding phosphotransferase — protein MSPDRPTAEQAGRALAELHAVLATLPPLWTGSPLDRPLADLAVFVDSGSELGADPALLREVDELATALRPRLAGPEMTLHGDTHPGNLLVTRDGLRWTDLEDTSRGPRAWDLASLRTTGRLDGRAALDAMPDPVGDAELAPFVWLRQLFSGAWWFVHAAREPADLPEARRRLAAAVEEVAAGLR, from the coding sequence GTGTCGCCGGATCGACCGACGGCGGAGCAGGCCGGCCGGGCGCTGGCCGAGCTGCACGCGGTGCTGGCGACCCTGCCGCCGCTGTGGACCGGCTCACCGCTGGACCGGCCGCTGGCGGACCTGGCCGTCTTCGTCGACTCCGGCAGCGAACTGGGGGCGGACCCCGCACTGCTCCGCGAGGTGGACGAGCTGGCGACCGCCCTGCGTCCCCGGTTGGCCGGTCCCGAGATGACGCTGCACGGCGACACCCACCCCGGGAACCTCCTGGTCACGCGCGACGGGCTGCGCTGGACCGACCTGGAGGACACCTCCCGCGGCCCGCGGGCCTGGGACCTGGCCAGCCTGCGCACCACCGGCCGCCTCGACGGCCGGGCGGCGCTGGACGCGATGCCCGACCCGGTGGGCGACGCCGAGCTCGCACCGTTCGTCTGGCTGCGGCAGCTGTTCTCCGGCGCCTGGTGGTTCGTGCACGCGGCGCGCGAACCGGCGGACCTCCCCGAGGCGCGACGACGGCTGGCCGCCGCGGTCGAGGAGGTCGCCGCCGGCCTCCGGTGA
- a CDS encoding VOC family protein, with protein MIGQLHSMVIDAPDAHALATFYAGLLGMEVHGSPGDDWVTVTGAGYRLAFQQAPDLQPPDWPDPARPQQMHLDVRVADIDAAEPQVLELGARRLPGGGGDFRVYADPAGHPFCLVWDAA; from the coding sequence ATGATCGGTCAGCTGCACTCGATGGTCATCGACGCGCCCGACGCCCACGCCCTGGCGACCTTCTACGCCGGCCTGCTCGGCATGGAGGTGCACGGCTCCCCCGGCGACGACTGGGTCACCGTCACCGGCGCCGGGTACCGGCTCGCCTTCCAGCAGGCACCGGACCTCCAGCCACCGGACTGGCCGGACCCGGCCCGCCCGCAGCAGATGCACCTCGACGTCCGGGTGGCCGACATCGACGCCGCCGAGCCCCAGGTGCTCGAGCTGGGCGCGCGGCGGCTGCCCGGCGGCGGCGGGGACTTCCGCGTCTACGCCGACCCGGCCGGCCACCCGTTCTGCCTGGTCTGGGACGCCGCGTGA
- a CDS encoding VOC family protein translates to MRITTMSVLVDDQARALRFYTEVLGFVTKQEIPLGEHSWLTVASPEDPDGTQISLEPDEHPAARPFKEALVADGIPFTSFGVDDVAAEYERLTALGVRFTQPPTDMGPVTTAVLDDTCGNLLQIAAMKG, encoded by the coding sequence ATGAGGATCACCACGATGAGCGTGCTGGTCGACGACCAGGCCAGGGCGCTGCGCTTCTACACCGAGGTGCTGGGCTTCGTGACGAAGCAGGAGATCCCGCTCGGGGAGCACTCCTGGCTCACGGTGGCCTCGCCCGAGGACCCCGACGGCACCCAGATCTCGCTCGAACCGGACGAGCACCCGGCGGCGCGGCCGTTCAAGGAGGCGCTCGTCGCCGACGGCATCCCGTTCACGTCCTTCGGGGTCGACGATGTCGCGGCCGAGTACGAGCGGCTGACCGCCCTGGGTGTCCGGTTCACCCAGCCGCCGACCGACATGGGGCCCGTCACGACGGCCGTCCTCGACGACACGTGCGGCAACCTCCTGCAGATCGCGGCGATGAAGGGCTGA
- a CDS encoding ArsR/SmtB family transcription factor: protein MGDVSGDVFKALADPTRRAILDELTDRDGQTLFELCARLATKHGLGSSRQAVSQHVGVLTSAGLVSTRREGRYTFHHLDPAPLRELTRRWTGPHPEEDR, encoded by the coding sequence GTGGGTGACGTGTCCGGTGACGTCTTCAAGGCGCTCGCCGATCCCACGCGCAGGGCGATCCTCGACGAGCTCACGGACCGGGACGGGCAGACGCTGTTCGAGCTCTGCGCCCGCCTCGCCACCAAGCACGGCCTGGGGTCGAGCAGGCAGGCGGTCTCGCAGCACGTCGGCGTCCTGACGTCGGCCGGTCTGGTGTCGACCAGGCGAGAGGGCCGCTACACGTTCCACCATCTCGACCCGGCACCGCTGCGCGAGCTGACGCGGCGGTGGACGGGTCCCCACCCGGAGGAGGACCGATGA
- a CDS encoding YdeI/OmpD-associated family protein: MREALAVGWVDSRPAALDEDRSMLWFSPRQAGSAWSRPNKQRIAELEEAGLLTPSGRATVERARADGSWSRLDEVEDLVVPADLSAAFDAIPEAREQWAGFPPSARRAILEWIVQARRPETRARRVAETARLAARGERANQWRKR, encoded by the coding sequence GTGCGAGAGGCGCTCGCCGTTGGCTGGGTGGACAGCCGGCCGGCCGCTCTGGACGAGGACCGGTCGATGCTGTGGTTCTCGCCGCGCCAGGCGGGCAGCGCCTGGTCGCGGCCGAACAAGCAGCGGATCGCCGAGCTCGAGGAGGCGGGCCTCCTGACGCCGTCCGGTCGGGCCACGGTCGAGCGGGCCCGGGCAGACGGCAGCTGGAGCCGGCTGGACGAGGTGGAGGACCTGGTGGTCCCGGCCGACCTGTCCGCGGCGTTCGACGCGATACCGGAGGCCCGCGAACAGTGGGCGGGGTTCCCACCGTCGGCGCGGCGCGCGATCCTGGAGTGGATCGTGCAGGCCCGGCGACCTGAGACGAGGGCGCGTCGCGTCGCGGAGACCGCCCGTCTGGCTGCCCGGGGTGAGCGGGCCAACCAGTGGCGCAAGCGATGA
- a CDS encoding SDR family NAD(P)-dependent oxidoreductase produces the protein MTATEEQTPVALVTGAARGLGREVCRQLADRGLRVLLAARDRAAADEAATDLGGGVRPLPVALDVTDPGSVAAAAATISRDPGRLDVLVNNAAAFVDWSETASGADLDRAREVLETNLLGTWRVTQALLPLLSASPAPRVVNVSSGAGSHGDDAFGLRARDGRAASYGVSKAALNALTATLATELAGTPVLVNAVCPGLTATYPGAEAMGARPVEESARGVVWAATLPDDGPRGGFFRDGRPLPW, from the coding sequence ATGACGGCCACGGAGGAACAGACGCCAGTGGCCCTGGTGACCGGTGCGGCACGCGGACTGGGCCGTGAGGTCTGCCGCCAGCTCGCCGACCGGGGGCTGCGGGTCCTGCTCGCAGCCCGCGACCGGGCGGCCGCCGACGAGGCCGCGACCGACCTGGGCGGAGGCGTCCGCCCGCTCCCCGTCGCCCTGGACGTCACCGATCCCGGCAGCGTGGCGGCCGCCGCGGCGACCATCAGCCGCGACCCGGGCCGGCTCGACGTCCTGGTCAACAACGCCGCCGCCTTCGTCGACTGGTCGGAGACCGCGTCCGGCGCCGACCTGGACCGCGCCCGCGAGGTGCTCGAGACGAACCTCCTGGGCACCTGGCGGGTCACCCAGGCCCTGCTGCCGCTGCTGTCGGCCTCCCCCGCGCCCCGGGTGGTCAACGTGAGCAGCGGCGCGGGTTCGCACGGCGACGACGCCTTCGGCTTGCGGGCGCGCGACGGCCGCGCCGCGTCCTACGGCGTCAGCAAGGCGGCCCTCAACGCGCTGACCGCCACGCTCGCCACCGAGCTCGCCGGCACGCCGGTACTGGTCAACGCCGTCTGCCCGGGGCTGACGGCCACCTATCCCGGCGCAGAGGCGATGGGGGCACGGCCGGTGGAGGAGAGTGCCCGCGGGGTGGTGTGGGCGGCCACGCTGCCCGACGACGGCCCGCGCGGCGGGTTCTTCCGGGACGGCCGCCCGCTGCCCTGGTGA
- a CDS encoding biopolymer transporter Tol → MTRDVERTDDGRWIVVDGRRWRTADPALPDDVRARLLHHLGVARSAVRTSRGDDDAVAAARARVQLAKTGLGERGAPWWDQDEAERRTRWETALEQLEP, encoded by the coding sequence ATGACCCGCGACGTCGAGCGCACCGACGACGGCCGCTGGATCGTCGTCGACGGCCGGCGCTGGCGCACCGCCGACCCAGCGCTGCCCGACGACGTCCGGGCCCGGCTGCTGCACCACCTGGGGGTGGCCCGGTCGGCGGTGCGCACCAGCCGGGGGGACGACGACGCGGTCGCCGCGGCCCGTGCCCGGGTGCAGCTGGCCAAGACCGGCCTGGGGGAGCGGGGCGCGCCGTGGTGGGACCAGGACGAGGCCGAGCGCCGCACCCGCTGGGAGACCGCGCTGGAGCAGCTGGAGCCCTGA